A region from the Vicia villosa cultivar HV-30 ecotype Madison, WI linkage group LG3, Vvil1.0, whole genome shotgun sequence genome encodes:
- the LOC131656524 gene encoding cytochrome P450 71D9-like, producing MALLVLYSAYLFSFVLLVLIVQKITKKNYSIHNLPRGPRKLPIIGNIHNLLRSTPHRRLRDLADKYGPVMHLQLGEVSTIVISSPEFAKEVMKTHDINFATRPQILATEIMSYNSTNIAFAPYGSYWRQLRKICTSELLSLKRVNSYQSIRDDVLSDLVKWIASENGLPINLTEAVISSIYTIVSRAAFGDKCKEQEEFISVAKQSIKVAGGFDLGDLFPSAKWIQLVTGLRPKLERFHRQTDQIFENIINEHKGEKYRKSKGDQGDDVEEDLIDVLLKYEDGSNKDFSLTKNNIKAIILDVFGAGGETSASTIDWAMAEMIRDPRIMKKAQAELREVFKMKGRVDENCLNELNYLKSVVKETLRLHPPAPLLLPRECGDACEINGFHIPIKTKVIINAWAIARDQNYWTEPERFYPERFIDSAIDYKGSNFEYIPFGAGRRICPGITFGLRNVDLTLAMLLYHFDWKLPSGNKGEELDMTEQFGLTVRRKDDLFLLPSVYHPLNVT from the exons ATGGCTCTACTAGTCCTCTACTCTGCATATCTTTTCTCCTTTGTTCTCTTAGTCCTTATAGTACAAAAGATAACAAAGAAAAACTATTCGATTCATAACTTACCGCGAGGACCTAGAAAACTACCGATCATAGGAAATATACACAATCTGTTAAGATCTACACCACATCGAAGATTAAGAGATTTGGCCGACAAATACGGACCTGTGATGCATCTTCAACTTGGAGAGGTTTCTACTATTGTCATTTCATCGCCGGAGTTTGCCAAAGAGGTGATGAAAACCCATGATATTAACTTTGCAACAAGGCCTCAAATCCTTGCTACAGAAATAATGTCTTACAATTCTACAAATATAGCTTTTGCTCCTTATGGTAGTTACTGGAGACAGTTACGAAAAATATGCACATCGGAACTTTTAAGCCTAAAACGAGTAAACTCGTATCAATCAATTAGAGATGACGTGCTTTCCGATCTTGTCAAATGGATTGCTTCAGAGAATGGATTACCAATCAATCTAACTGAAGCTGTAATTTCTTCAATATACACTATTGTTTCGAGGGCCGCCTTTGGCGATAAATGCAAAGAGCAAGAAGAATTTATATCTGTGGCAAAACAATCAATCAAGGTTGCAGGAGGTTTTGACTTGGGAGATTTGTTTCCTTCTGCTAAATGGATACAACTTGTTACTGGTTTGAGGCCTAAGCTTGAGAGGTTTCATCGACAAACTGATCAGATATTTGAAAACATTATCAATGAGCATAAAGGGGAAAAGTACAGAAAATCGAAAGGCGATCAAGGTGATGATGTAGAAGAAGATCTGATAGACGTTCTTTTAAAATACGAGGATGGTAGCAACAAGGATTTTTCCTTAACAAAAAACAACATCAAGGCTATAATCCTA GATGTTTTTGGTGCTGGAGGCGAGACATCAGCAAGCACCATAGATTGGGCAATGGCAGAAATGATAAGGGATCCAAGAATAATGAAGAAAGCACAAGCTGAGCTAAGAGAGGTTTTCAAAATGAAAGGAAGGGTTGATGAAAATTGCCTCAATGAACTCAACTATTTGAAATCAGTAGTGAAAGAAACATTAAGGCTACACCCTCCAGCACCTCTTTTGCTACCAAGAGAATGTGGTGATGCCTGTGAGATAAACGGGTTTCACATACCGATTAAGACTAAGGTGATAATCAATGCTTGGGCTATTGCAAGAGATCAAAACTACTGGACTGAGCCAGAAAGGTTTTATCCAGAGAGATTCATTGACAGCGCTATTGACTATAAAGGGAGTAATTTTGAGTACATTCCTTTTGGTGCCGGAAGAAGAATATGCCCGGGGATCACATTTGGTTTGAGAAATGTTGACCTTACCCTTGCAATGTTGTTGTATCATTTTGACTGGAAGCTTCCCAGTGGAAACAAAGGTGAAGAATTGGACATGACTGAGCAATTTGGACTCACTGTGAGAAGAAAAGACGATCTTTTTTTGTTACCTTCTGTTTATCATCCTTTGAATGTCACATGA